One part of the Dermacentor silvarum isolate Dsil-2018 chromosome 6, BIME_Dsil_1.4, whole genome shotgun sequence genome encodes these proteins:
- the LOC119455731 gene encoding uncharacterized protein LOC119455731: protein MVHSWSLATLLVVLLVVCAVVRAPPPPKGGSSRSSGGSSKSSGGTPKPTPSQQDTPGLFDALKSASGQVQHASDKFPVSYNMAATRFQSWAQENKDSISKSAVDAFNFARTIFKPLEAEIAKKPGPKA from the exons ATGGTTCATTCGTGGAGCCTGGCTACCCTGCTCGTGGTGCTGTTGGTCGTGTGCGCGGTCGTGAGGGCGCCGCCACCGCCCAAGGGGGGCTCGTCCAGGTCTTCGGGAGGCTCGTCCAAGTCATCGGGCGGCACGCCCAAGCCTACTCCGTCGCAGCAGGACACACCCGGCCTCTTCGACGCCCTcaagagtgcga GCGGACAAGTTCAGCACGCGTCGGACAAGTTTCCCGTGAGCTACAATATGGCTGCCACGCGGTTCCAGAGCTGGGCCCAGGAAAACAAGGACAGCATCTCCAAGTCGGCCGTCGACGCCTTCAACTTCGCGCGCACCATATTCAAGCCCCTCGAGGCCGAGATAGCAAAGAAGCCTGGCCCCAAGGCTTAA